One window from the genome of Synechococcus sp. PROS-7-1 encodes:
- a CDS encoding BadF/BadG/BcrA/BcrD ATPase family protein → MTDVPTSTSPVLAGFDAGQTHCRCRLSRWTHEGWHVLGEGTGTGVSHLDASGGEERFREAIRSSLKAAWPDHHDEPLAAAAVGASGVEAGTDLQARAASLLREVVHLPEDRCVATGDERTALRGAFAEQAGIVLISGTGMIVVGRNTLGEEQRCGGWGWRLDGAGSAFDLGHQGLQVSLRMADGRLADGPLRQSLWEHLGCRTANDLKTLVVQPDHQPADLARLAPLVDEAAAQGDREARTILDRSAFALAEAASAVARQLHLKEPSLCAHGGALLNLKEFNRSVCQAMQQHLPGARWAQPLGDACDGALAMARDCCQLKPR, encoded by the coding sequence ATGACTGACGTTCCGACAAGCACCTCCCCGGTCCTGGCCGGATTCGATGCAGGCCAGACCCATTGCCGCTGCCGGCTCAGTCGCTGGACCCATGAGGGCTGGCATGTCTTGGGAGAAGGCACGGGCACGGGCGTCAGCCATCTGGATGCCTCGGGCGGCGAGGAACGCTTCCGGGAGGCCATCCGTTCCAGCCTGAAAGCCGCATGGCCCGATCACCACGACGAGCCCCTCGCCGCTGCAGCGGTTGGCGCCAGTGGCGTGGAAGCCGGCACGGATTTGCAGGCCCGTGCCGCATCCCTGCTCCGTGAGGTGGTCCATCTCCCCGAGGATCGCTGCGTCGCCACGGGCGATGAACGCACCGCCCTTCGCGGCGCCTTCGCTGAGCAAGCGGGAATCGTGCTGATCAGTGGCACGGGAATGATCGTGGTGGGACGCAACACCCTTGGCGAAGAACAACGTTGCGGCGGCTGGGGTTGGCGCCTTGATGGTGCAGGCTCAGCCTTCGACCTTGGGCACCAGGGCCTGCAAGTGAGCCTGCGCATGGCCGATGGGCGTCTGGCAGATGGCCCCCTGCGCCAATCGCTGTGGGAACACCTCGGCTGCCGGACTGCCAACGACCTCAAAACCCTGGTGGTGCAGCCTGATCATCAACCTGCCGATCTGGCGCGCCTGGCACCTCTGGTGGATGAAGCCGCCGCCCAGGGAGATCGGGAAGCCCGAACAATCCTTGATCGATCGGCATTCGCTCTCGCCGAAGCCGCCAGCGCCGTGGCCAGGCAGCTGCACCTGAAGGAACCCAGCCTCTGCGCCCACGGAGGCGCACTTCTGAATCTGAAGGAATTCAACCGGTCCGTATGCCAGGCAATGCAGCAGCACTTGCCCGGTGCTCGCTGGGCCCAACCCCTTGGAGACGCCTGTGATGGCGCCCTGGCCATGGCCCGCGATTGTTGTCAGCTCAAGCCGCGTTGA
- a CDS encoding lytic transglycosylase domain-containing protein has product MAAVQRPCVSAGPTRGLLLLGGTSILTVMAIVGGQRLLRQRHVPVTARMESAKVWARYRWSIDPLQRREAALLLASRSEDSPERQRRLLAGQGWGPAPLAAVALKQQALAAQRVGQSAEAEQRWQSLLGRFPTSAASADARYYLKGNDAQLKQQLLSQQPAHPATLAAAAELPDDANQDTLQANALHLARWGPRWPGASSLIRRTCGDITGTGLSQEQRLNLASALAELGDGTASELCLQGTPLQPPQALIIGRTLWRGTPAQKRRGEAMLVQLANAHPQSEEALRAAALLSEPLRPKQALLDALPQQLQERSADVAAARVRLNGNRNGLEVLKRWPDHPAIWQLQWDLARSALLEGQWNQALSVLNTIPGNKLPDPLAARQQFWIGFSLAKLGRQEQAERVWDALVKAYPPGYYTWRAEARLGGGDLPALHGEAAATATRTITAPNDAWERQGWSPLNSGNRLVDQLWRLGLRQEAWDTWRSSQATAKPSPQSQLIEGRLRLGVQDYWTGLSRLWRANLRLVSPDDDTQLQLHQSQHPRPLLPEFSSAAQQEAVRLELLLAIARQESRFSPGVQSPVGAVGLLQLMPATAAEMAGAPLSDAELKQPGRNATLGARYLAWLLEEWQGNPWLTAASYNAGPGAAGSWWTEELAQDPELWVERIPYPETRLYTKKVLGNLWAYLKPDWEGRDRSRSR; this is encoded by the coding sequence ATGGCAGCAGTTCAAAGACCGTGTGTGAGTGCTGGACCGACCCGCGGACTGCTGCTCCTCGGAGGCACGTCGATTCTCACGGTGATGGCGATCGTCGGGGGCCAGCGGCTGCTCCGTCAGCGTCACGTCCCTGTGACCGCTCGCATGGAGAGCGCGAAGGTTTGGGCGCGCTATCGCTGGTCGATTGACCCGCTGCAGCGCAGGGAAGCGGCCCTGCTCCTGGCCAGTCGCAGTGAGGACTCACCAGAGCGCCAGCGACGTTTGCTCGCTGGCCAGGGATGGGGACCGGCACCCTTGGCGGCCGTGGCACTCAAGCAGCAGGCCCTGGCAGCTCAGCGGGTCGGCCAGAGCGCCGAAGCAGAGCAGCGCTGGCAAAGCCTGCTCGGGCGCTTCCCAACCAGTGCCGCCAGCGCCGATGCCCGCTATTACCTCAAGGGCAACGACGCGCAACTGAAACAACAGTTGCTGTCCCAGCAGCCTGCCCATCCCGCCACCCTGGCGGCGGCTGCAGAACTCCCCGATGACGCCAACCAGGACACCCTTCAGGCCAACGCCTTGCACCTGGCACGCTGGGGCCCCCGCTGGCCTGGAGCATCCAGCCTCATTCGCCGCACCTGTGGGGATATCACCGGCACAGGACTGTCTCAAGAGCAACGGCTCAACCTGGCCTCTGCCCTGGCAGAACTCGGCGATGGCACGGCCTCGGAGCTCTGCCTACAGGGCACCCCGCTGCAACCGCCCCAGGCGCTGATCATCGGCCGCACCCTGTGGCGCGGAACCCCAGCCCAGAAACGTCGCGGGGAAGCGATGCTTGTGCAGCTGGCCAACGCCCATCCTCAATCCGAGGAAGCCTTGAGGGCAGCGGCTCTGCTGAGTGAACCGCTAAGGCCGAAGCAGGCGCTGTTGGATGCCTTGCCGCAACAGCTGCAAGAGCGTTCAGCTGATGTGGCCGCAGCCCGCGTTCGCCTGAACGGCAACCGAAACGGGCTGGAGGTCTTGAAACGATGGCCGGATCACCCAGCGATCTGGCAGCTGCAATGGGATCTGGCCCGCAGCGCGTTATTGGAAGGCCAGTGGAACCAGGCCCTCAGCGTTCTGAACACCATCCCCGGGAACAAGCTGCCCGATCCCCTGGCCGCACGGCAGCAGTTCTGGATCGGCTTCAGTCTGGCCAAGCTGGGGAGACAGGAGCAGGCAGAGCGCGTCTGGGATGCCCTCGTCAAGGCCTATCCCCCGGGGTATTACACCTGGCGTGCTGAGGCCCGTCTTGGAGGGGGCGATCTGCCCGCACTGCACGGGGAAGCGGCTGCCACTGCAACCCGAACAATCACTGCCCCTAACGACGCCTGGGAGCGCCAGGGCTGGAGCCCTCTGAACAGCGGCAATCGCTTGGTGGATCAACTCTGGAGACTGGGGTTGCGCCAGGAGGCCTGGGACACCTGGCGCAGCAGCCAGGCCACGGCCAAACCATCCCCGCAGAGCCAACTCATCGAAGGTCGGCTGCGCCTGGGCGTGCAGGACTACTGGACAGGCCTGAGTCGGCTGTGGAGGGCCAACCTGCGGCTTGTCTCTCCCGACGACGACACGCAGCTGCAGCTGCACCAGAGCCAGCATCCCCGCCCCCTTCTTCCTGAGTTCAGCTCCGCAGCGCAGCAGGAAGCAGTGCGCCTGGAATTGCTCTTGGCGATCGCCCGTCAGGAATCTCGTTTTTCCCCGGGCGTGCAATCGCCGGTAGGAGCTGTGGGCCTGTTGCAGCTGATGCCAGCCACCGCAGCGGAAATGGCGGGAGCCCCTCTCAGTGATGCTGAGCTCAAGCAACCCGGGCGCAACGCAACCCTTGGAGCGCGCTACCTGGCCTGGTTACTCGAGGAATGGCAGGGAAATCCCTGGCTCACCGCCGCCAGTTACAACGCTGGGCCAGGAGCCGCTGGTTCCTGGTGGACTGAGGAACTCGCACAAGATCCAGAACTTTGGGTTGAACGGATTCCCTACCCGGAGACGAGGCTCTACACCAAAAAGGTGCTTGGAAATCTCTGGGCTTATCTCAAACCGGACTGGGAAGGTCGTGACCGATCCAGATCCCGCTGA
- the glmM gene encoding phosphoglucosamine mutase, translated as MASPAFHPLDCPDPAQVSFGTDGLRGHVGTAITSTLALQVGFWCGRVLPADGPVLIGMDSRTSGSMLVSALAAGLTAAGREVWTLGLCPTPAVPGLIRRFEAAGGLMVSASHNPPEDNGIKVFGADGSKLGSALQSRIEAGLRGEEPKTPQAHAFGVSHQRSDLLDLYKQDLLKSVQHQRLDGVPIVLDLCWGSATACGAAVFSELGADVTVLHGEADGERINVGCGSTHLEPLRQAVLERGATMGFAFDGDADRMLAVDGRGRIVDGDHVLFLWGSALQDSGVLPDQRLVATVMSNLGFERAWQARGGLLERTPVGDQHVHAAMVRNGAALGGEQSGHILSSAHGLSGDGVLTALQLASLCHGQGITLADWLDRSFEAYPQKLVNVRVPDRSRRKAWADCQPLADLVQEAERSMAADGRVLVRASGTERLLRVMVEAADPKAVEHWTQCLAEAADQHLNAA; from the coding sequence ATGGCCTCACCTGCATTCCATCCCCTGGATTGTCCTGATCCTGCCCAGGTGAGTTTTGGCACCGATGGCCTGCGGGGCCATGTCGGTACGGCGATCACCTCCACGCTGGCTTTGCAGGTGGGGTTTTGGTGTGGACGGGTGCTTCCCGCTGATGGGCCTGTGCTGATCGGGATGGATTCGCGCACGAGCGGATCCATGCTCGTGTCGGCACTTGCGGCCGGCCTGACCGCAGCGGGGCGGGAGGTTTGGACCCTTGGGCTGTGCCCCACCCCGGCAGTCCCTGGCCTGATCCGCCGGTTTGAAGCAGCTGGTGGCTTGATGGTGTCCGCCAGCCATAACCCACCGGAGGACAACGGCATCAAGGTGTTCGGTGCCGATGGCAGCAAGCTCGGCTCTGCCCTTCAGTCGCGCATTGAAGCCGGTTTGCGCGGTGAGGAGCCGAAGACACCTCAAGCGCATGCGTTCGGGGTGTCACACCAGCGTTCTGACCTGCTCGATCTCTACAAACAAGACCTTCTCAAAAGCGTCCAGCATCAGCGGCTGGATGGTGTGCCGATTGTTCTGGACCTTTGCTGGGGCTCGGCCACAGCCTGCGGGGCCGCGGTGTTCTCCGAGCTCGGTGCCGATGTCACGGTGCTCCATGGCGAAGCCGATGGTGAGCGGATCAATGTGGGTTGCGGGTCCACCCATCTCGAGCCCTTGCGGCAGGCCGTGTTGGAGCGTGGGGCGACCATGGGTTTCGCCTTTGATGGCGATGCCGACAGGATGCTGGCGGTTGATGGCCGGGGCCGCATCGTCGATGGTGATCATGTGCTCTTCCTTTGGGGCTCAGCGCTGCAGGACAGCGGCGTGCTTCCTGACCAGAGGCTTGTGGCCACGGTGATGTCCAATCTGGGTTTTGAACGGGCCTGGCAGGCGCGAGGCGGGCTGCTTGAGCGCACTCCGGTTGGTGACCAGCATGTGCACGCCGCCATGGTCCGCAATGGTGCGGCTCTGGGCGGCGAGCAATCCGGCCACATTCTTTCCTCAGCCCATGGTCTGTCGGGTGATGGGGTGCTGACGGCCCTGCAATTGGCCAGCCTTTGCCATGGCCAAGGGATCACCCTGGCCGATTGGTTGGATCGCAGCTTTGAGGCCTATCCCCAGAAGTTGGTGAATGTGCGGGTGCCCGATCGGTCACGCCGCAAGGCCTGGGCAGACTGCCAACCTCTCGCCGATTTAGTGCAAGAGGCTGAGCGCAGCATGGCCGCCGACGGGCGGGTGCTGGTGCGGGCCAGTGGCACCGAGCGACTCCTGCGGGTGATGGTGGAGGCGGCCGATCCCAAGGCCGTTGAGCACTGGACCCAGTGCCTGGCTGAAGCGGCGGACCAGCACCTCAACGCGGCTTGA